From a single Hypomesus transpacificus isolate Combined female chromosome 14, fHypTra1, whole genome shotgun sequence genomic region:
- the LOC124476609 gene encoding zinc finger protein 469 isoform X2, whose product MAGEAQHTYTAIPDLDAESKPQNEGGTTDQLSEKTAKESSEPFPSTGTEAPGRRAKFVEKERDYTQQREAVIRPQQTGKIDFKSLQNRPKFSSDRTWPGGKGNPQSPNGKSRNREKGKRAGKTERGNPQQLYRLSITNPRSNPTIGIAYPQQKVSPPKKLEAGRGPITGSYRFHVPSIPEREAELQQEELSYSRCFQEGSSSNLTSPGYTSHSLGAAGGAPSHQHPPQTQAQSQLQQQPGHMENSTTQPGSQLLFPDFPLSVSNTWQSPERPFNNANYGISSHKSSAPAEGSKASTGFVPLSFQYGYQLLEDSTPDPFPCDQNPQSQDFMDSTLGSGQVAHTSFSYQASGESQEGIHNNDPFGNEQSEDRSTYPHPPQPAQYLQTPPGAASSMHCPRGGSEDSASSESSGSSFQPSEQSVPPERSEAYGQASNRDVALAPGSQRSCHAKDTPIASQRTVIQGSGHHARTIARGPSSQMHFSNKPFSSPPLNNVHMGEVTFDQSIKVHGRQGHTWERLNKAYSTEEQNSLPYANMNDKFQFQNQAALDPRPKASKDSRNAWQQIHLTPAVPNQNRIELTGQLSNPKSTYLVSPSDWHDDSKTQKNGSLKSPGLFKKRTGDTFSNPRQESVKQSCNTISSFKVETSHAQVCDSKNKPVFFGLNQSLAAASSARAYGYSPLQVPPMGLMMVSPYESPLPSPVHNPAPSSTCSSLSPASTSPVNLSSEESQMSMGQGPPPPFYHQHQVKAQVPSDLHNTHHFHPDTSRNLPYAPERAKDDMMSYLHSNGPPKPAMEGSKGYMEGFGVEHQPPPPPYSAHQLLATSLATANLDQLDVLLTCKQCDQNFNNLASFLGHKQYCGQHAFGPNDFKEVSKMEDSRKFHTDVNKASSSRGGLCENVPIPRCPSDLHLSLLGLNRNGELMTDSEAKVDSKEDPMKLSLFSGPGTIPVPLPDLEMEDAKLDSLITEALNGLGYQSDNAEIDSSFIDAFADDDLTTVKVMSNRQSVKSKESIVIESKSKQITEDDRSLTQGKYIYDSEAESLETYIKHTETKLEKTSLNLEQSEKINIKKEISHKNSRNASGERSREHDSKVKEARKLCKSEDEIGNTSRFLLSSKYSERCGVKRLQEASFLTGAASSQSSTGNRSSPMQRAAARESKRKRTGGGTWSKELIHKIVQQKNKLHKLHVKGTKNLQFSLVMERLTPACQNPAFGEYDYVSDSDDEREPVKIASQGRLSQSSRCKYTYTKECKWRARSERDQAAWRHESRECFEVKKSEDISLSSEKHDAHQRLRRRSSRSSSSSELSTSVSISSDSIGSPKSTDRTDSDCEKKVDFRRRDSPKQKTYERSPHKLCKESSTQLALTFITSTKKYGGDKMNPSLNQDLSETIKSHQSHFDDVDSGSVLPKTRGAVKNHDKCKIPDTSTGEKDVSESSTAFASDQHTPLRADVMTSKLESTHLESTSTDRKPNQLESCPAAIHKESEPHYKNEMTTKGTSGHGRESGGPQTTQQKAKLSDTTTFEKCSDGPYAMKEQATLTSDLVPKSTSLCSGLMDDMCLSPAELHVPLTQKDTSHLIPYPLEQDQTLIKSPLSFDTSSMFGDLTVPGFENGLYTDLPLHKVSFNSLESANDKKEVYPSSYSPFLVQRDWGLMVDVSPMLPDEISDYKDESEKSNEKKSDYGHIPLSLPDKIMAYNGNLSGCVSEDELEIKRIVTELESQLQTTKLRSPTALSEEAPNHLKMSKFSPLRLGEDPESEEQASCPVQSMPMGVSTIQSDTFAEPGLPWSSPFHFELMEGQHSPQTPNHTDPGVQERLTEKEDDERDSSLIPLHSDTDCQTKRRQTPEGNEEGHRDTSEEILERKMYAENLMKSLEVISDSVFKKDPISSKQKQIVLPRESREQVSECQTPAKCEDEKEALSPAKVNIEFLLNESQQPLPANTSDINTPLSLLQSESVENDESLSKVISTVKHNQGSEAVCCLDEKMVHSQVAEQTSENLYEEDREQGNPEDRTEYSDHSELQYINNHKELEEAVEGLSRISREPSVDSMEEGPQTSEPEGFTYEDSRLVDTHTDKAGCGLASADGVTEIDPVGVKDQDLTEEDEHKQEGLIDHAAFQSCSETGPQTNHISMEIVTDAPCSPLLEPSAEHVSQRSPPFLSQPIGGEALNEQEAVLTVDVFAPVTFGDDPETHSRCGSVEKQEEEGENAVEDYDAQLPIRLMASPQISAYIHAVEKELDQEEAPPAPAPTPSPPPASSPSFTDAFSSETPATQEDQCQSQSICPNIDINHDPIEDAQFPREDNGDELHTKGHKNELFSVPKGTAYSLSPTHLGRGDTEPPLSSPLPLCTTAEAPEILEDDQKSNAIYDFKLSPLNYGDKSDEPPELNQFNYTPVSPDNTLEEQQPDIKCSPKGDCGLYAPASHDMALIANRRQTDTEPTVCLERSAELTPAGETVDNNGGVQDCLKLTCIALGFPLQSNSPSASTGDIKEDLDMCHDPFEPNGFLHMHIDLLEKVEPEALSVQQGHCEAPPLNDSTSEGQLTPQTVLICDNESKRPPSSELRDKHPTEEAVQSLASQHPDEDTTQPHDASVQLTAPLGKVLCEMCSMCFRTVAGLKRHKAMKHLVRTDRNTHLENATLSHQRSMLTSQHPHTAETGHKDDSQISLQKEKVEIIANHCPETSENRLVAKQMETDSVLENAATETNMAKTGSQQRVQTKTKKNPKTCKSKNSEVQVKPDPFSDELLNILKTDILQAITPDFQTRVQQECRQSPKIQDDLSSHIKHSLVEPKEAPLSVAVDRPFEDLSKCQPEEADLARQNADVNPNIADSEVKCGPPDITNGAPESGTDVSKGYVVFISRNGSAQYDVSKKNFADAKATGDRQGACESLAREIMGEVALEIKCERNSRPTDDNPLSYLKSPRDSPPGLSPDLKAFLDDESSFSQLFPRDEDTKRKKCARVYGKKTQKQTPFPESPLPPEYPPGDVFLENKEQHPNDQMNEPFESVSCAAEVPPTSCPLPILASSSPYPEQPCVTDSLPPLPSIDMQSTRTTFQLPEIQLFDSSKDPLVSGPLDTDDTETKRADKTKKPTERKGRKRQDGSGLKIKDKQYKCKVCFTWFLTLGELNFHKLSHNPSPPPTCYMCVQRKFSSREQLRDHLREKHAKNKAGIWTCGMCLKEISDVWMYNEHLREHATQFAHKGQTQSSILGMAGGIMLSPKCPRIRAPEEKEEDLNKAT is encoded by the exons ATGGCAGGAGAGGCACAGCACACCTACACCGCCATTCCGGACCTAGACGCTGAGTCCAAACCACAGAATGAGGGGGGCACAACAGACCAGCTCAGTGAGAAAACCGCGAAAGAGTCTTCAGAGCCCTTCCCCAGCACAGGCACGGAGGCCCCCGGCAGAAGGGCAAAGTTtgtagagaaagaaagggactATACCCAGCAGCGAGAGGCTGTGATACGGCCCCAGCAGACGGGGAAGATTGACTTTAAGTCACTGCAGAACAGGCCCAAGTTCTCCAGCGACAGGACTTGGCCCGGAGGCAAGGGCAACCCCCAGTCCCCTAACGGGAAGAGTCGGAACCGGGAGAAGGGCAAGCGGGCGGGCAAAACCGAGCGAGGCAACCCACAGCAGCTTTACAGGCTGAGCATCACCAACCCTCGCTCCAACCCCACCATCGGCATCGCCTACCCCCAGCAGAAGGTCTCCCCACCCAAGAAGCTGGAGGCGGGCCGTGGGCCCATAACGGGCAGCTACAGGTTCCACGTGCCCAGCATCCCTGAGCGAGAGGCggagctgcagcaggaggaACTCAGTTACAGCCGGTGCTTTCAGGAAGGCTCCTCCTCCAACCTCACCTCTCCCGGTTATACCTCACATTCTCTGGGCGCTGCAGGGGGGGCCCCCTCCCACCAGCACCCACCCCAAACCCAGGCCCAGTCCCAGCttcagcagcagcctggccacATGGAGAACAGCACCACGCAGCCTGGTAGCCAGCTCCTCTTCCCAGACTTCCCACTGAGTGTCTCCAACACGTGGCAGTCTCCAGAAAGGCCTTTCAACAATGCCAACTACGGGATCTCGTCGCACAAGTCCTCCgctccagcagagggcagcaagGCAAGCACTGGCTTTGTGCCTCTGTCCTTTCAATATGGATACCAGTTGTTGGAGGACTCGACCCCCGACCCATTCCCTTGTGACCAGAACCCTCAGTCCCAGGACTTTATGGACTCAACCCTGGGTTCTGGCCAGGTGGCCCACACCTCCTTCTCCTACCAGGCTTCAGGGGAGAGCCAGGAGGGGATCCATAACAATGATCCCTTTGGTAACGAGCAGTCGGAGGACAGGTCTAcatacccccaccctccccaaccTGCGCAGTACCTGCAGACTCCACCGGGGGCAGCCTCCTCCATGCACTGTCccaggggagggagtgaggactCGGCTAGCAGCGAGAGCTCCGGCTCCAGCTTCCAGCCGTCAGAGCAGAGCGTCCCCCCGGAGAGGTCAGAGGCGTACGGACAGGCCAGCAACAGGGACGTGGCCCTCGCTCCAGGGAGCCAGAGGAGCTGCCACGCCAAAGACACGCCCATCGCCTCTCAAAGAACAGTTATTCAGGGCAGTGGGCACCATGCCAGGACTATAGCACGGGGTCCAAGTTCCCAAATGCACTTTTCCAACAAACCCTTCAGCAGCCCACCACTCAACAACGTCCACATGGGAGAAGTGACGTTTGACCAGAGCATCAAGGTCCACGGCAGGCAGGGGCACACCTGGGAGAGGCTTAACAAGGCTTATTCAACTGAAGAGCAGAACTCTTTGCCTTATGCCAACATGAATGACAAGTTCCAGTTTCAGAACCAGGCAGCACTCGACCCAAGGCCCAAGGCTTCCAAAGACAGTAGGAACGCGTGGCAGCAGATTCACCTCACCCCCGCCGTGCCTAACCAAAACAGGATTGAGTTAACCGGGCAACTGAGCAACCCAAAAAGTACGTATTTAGTGTCCCCCTCTGACTGGCACGATGACAGTAAGACGCAGAAGAACGGCTCGTTGAAAAGCCCCGGcctgtttaaaaaaagaacGGGAGATACTTTCTCAAACCCTCGGCAGGAGAGCGTCAAACAGAGCTGCAACACCATATCGTCTTTCAAAGTAGAGACAAGCCATGCACAGGTCTGCGATTCCAAAAACAAGCCTGTCTTTTTTGGATTGAACCAATCATTGGCGGCAGCATCGTCAGCGAGAGCCTATGGTTATTCTCCGTTACAGGTCCCGCCCATGGGGCTAATGATGGTGTCCCCCTACGAGTCCCCCTTGCCCTCCCCCGTCCATAACCCCGCCCCCAGCAGCAcctgttcctccctctccccagcctccaccagccctgtCAATCTGAGCTCTGAGGAGAGCCAGATGTCCATGGGTCAAGGGCCTCCACCCCCGTTCTATCATCAGCACCAAGTGAAGGCACAGGTGCCTTCTGACCTCCACAATACTCACCATTTCCACCCGGACACCTCTAGAAACCTGCCGTACGCCCCGGAGAGAGCCAAAGACGACATGATGAGCTACCTGCACAGTAACGGACCTCCGAAGCCTGCTATGGAAGGCAGTAAGGGCTACATGGAGGGCTTTGGAGTCGAgcaccagccccctccaccgccTTACTCTGCACATCAGCTCTTGGCCACGTCTCTCGCCACGGCGAACCTCGACCAGCTGGACGTGCTTCTGACCTGCAAGCAGTGTGATCAGAACTTCAACAACTTAGCCTCGTTCCTCGGTCACAAGCAATACTGTGGACAGCACGCATTTGGCCCGAATGACTTCAAGGAGGTCTCAAAGATGGAGGACTCCAGGAAGTTCCACACGGACGTCAACAAAGCCTCGTCGTCGCGCGGTGGTTTATGTGAAAACGTCCCCATTCCGAGGTGTCCGTCTgaccttcatctctctctgttggGCCTCAACAGAAATGGAGAACTGATGACTGACAGCGAAGCAAAAGTAGACAGCAAGGAGGATCCAATGAAACTCAGCTTGTTCTCTGGGCCAGGAACCATCCCCGTGCCCCTCCCCGACCTGGAGATGGAGGACGCCAAGTTAGACAGTCTGATCACAGAGGCTCTTAATGGCCTGGGTTATCAATCGGACAATGCAGAAATAGACAGCAGCTTTATAGATGCATTTGCGGACGATGACCTGACCACTGTGAAAGTCATGTCCAACAGACAGTCTGTGAAATCGAAAGAGTCAATTGTCATTGAGAGCAAAAGTAAACAAATCACAGAAGATGACAGGTCTTTGACACaaggaaaatatatttatgATTCAGAAGCTGAGAGCTTGGAGACATATATCAAGCACACAGAGACTAAACTGGAGAAGACATCTCTGAATTTGGAGCAGAGTGAGAAAATTAACATCAAAAAAGAAATATCTCATAAAAATTCAAGGAATGCTTCTGGGGAAAGATCCAGGGAACACGATAGCAAAGTGAAAGAGGCCAGGAAGCTGTGCAAGAGTGAGGATGAAATCGGCAACACTTCTAGGTTTCTCTTATCCAGCAAGTACTCTGAACGATGTGGGGTGAAACGCCTCCAGGAAGCCTCCTTTTTGACGGGGGCAGCCTCTTCCCAATCCTCCACTGGAAACAGAAGCTCTCCAATGCAGAGGGCAGCAGCTCGGGAGAGTAAAAGGAAGAGAACCGGCGGGGGGACGTGGAGCAAAGAGCTCATTCACAAGATAGTTCAGCAGAAAAACAAGCTCCACAAGCTCCACGTAAAGGGCACCAAAAACCTCCAGTTCTCTCTGGTGATGGAGCGACTGACGCCCGCCTGTCAGAACCCCGCGTTCGGAGAATACGACTACGTCTCGGACTCCGACGACGAGCGCGAGCCCGTGAAGATCGCGAGCCAGGGTCGCCTCAGCCAGAGCAGCCGTTGCAAGTACACCTACACCAAGGAGTGCAAATGGCGGGCGAGGAGCGAGAGGGACCAGGCGGCTTGGAGGCACGAGTCCAGGGAATGCTTTGAGGTCAAGAAAAGCGAGGACATCTCCCTGTCTTCGGAGAAACACGACGCCCACCAGAGGCtccggaggaggagcagcaggtcGTCGTCCAGCAGTGAGCTCAGCACGTCGGTGAGCATCTCCAGCGACAGCATCGGCAGCCCCAAAAGCACCGACCGCACTGACTCTGACTGTGAGAAAAAGGTCGATTTCAGGAGAAGGGATTCTCCGAAGCAGAAAACCTACGAGAGATCGCCACACAAACTATGTAAGGAATCCAGCACACAGCTAGCACTGACCTTCATTACGTCCACCAAGAAGTACGGTGGTGATAAGATGAATCCCTCTTTAAACCAAGACCTTTCAGAGACCATAAAGAGCCATCAATCCCATTTTGACGATGTTGATTCCGGGTCTGTATTGCCAAAGACCAGGGGTGCAGTCAAAAACCATGACAAATGCAAAATCCCCGACACATCCACAGGAGAGAAGGACGTTTCAGAGAGCAGCACCGCTTTTGCTTctgaccaacacacaccactgagAGCGGACGTGATGACCTCGAAATTAGAATCGACACATTTGGAGTCCACTAGCACTGATCGTAAACCGAACCAGCTCGAGTCATGTCCTGCCGCCATTCACAAGGAAAGTGAACCTCATTACAAGAATGAAATGACCACAAAGGGGACATCAGGGCACGGAAGGGAGAGTGGTGGCCCTCAAACCACACAACAAAAGGCCAAACTGTCCGACACGACAACGTTTGAAAAATGCAGTGACGGCCCGTACGCCATGAAGGAGCAGGCGACTCTAACCAGTGACTTGGTCCCCAAGTCGACATCTCTTTGCAGCGGACTGATGGATGACATGTGCCTGTCTCCAGCAGAGCTTCATGTGCCTCTGACACAGAAGGACACCTCTCATCTCATCCCGTACCCTCTGGAGCAGGACCAGACTCTCATCAAATCCCCTCTGTCCTTTGACACGTCGTCCATGTTTGGGGACCTCACCGTGCCTGGGTTCGAGAACGGCCTCTACACAGACCTGCCTCTCCATAAAGTGAGTTTCAACTCGTTGGAGAGCGCAAATGACAAAAAAGAAGTGTACCCGTCGTCCTACTCTCCCTTTCTGGTCCAAAGAGACTGGGGTCTCATGGTGGACGTCAGCCCCATGCTTCCGGACGAGATATCCGACTACAAGGACGAGAGTGAGAAGTCGAACGAGAAGAAATCCGACTACGGTCACATCCCGCTGTCTCTGCCGGACAAGATCATGGCCTACAACGGGAACCTGAGCGGCTGCGTTTCCGAGGACGAGCTGGAGATCAAGAGAATAGTGACAGAGTTGGAAAGCCAGCTCCAGACCACCAAGCTGAGAAGCCCGACGGCCCTCAGTGAGGAGGCCCCGAATCACCTGAAGATGAGCAAGTTCTCCCCGCTGCGGCTAGGAGAAGACCCAGAGAGCGAGGAGCAGGCGAGCTGCCCCGTACAGAGCATGCCCATGGGGGTGTCAACCATCCAATCAGACACCTTCGCTGAACCGGGCCTACCTTGGTCCAGCCCGTTCCACTTTGAGCTCATGGAAGGACAGCACAGTCCACAGACACCGAACCACACCGACCCGGGGGTCCAGGAACGGCTAACTGAGAAGGAGGATGATGAAAGGGATAGCTCTCTGATCCCTTTGCATTCAGACACGGATTGCCAGACCAAGAGGAGACAAACACCAGAGGGTAACGAAGAGGGCCACAGAGACACATCAGAGGAGATTCTTGAAAGGAAGATGTATGCCGAGAATCTCATGAAAAGCCTGGAGGTGATTTCAGATTCAGTTTTCAAAAAGGACCCAATATCATCTAAACAGAAGCAGATAGTCCTCCCACGCGAGAGTCGGGAACAGGTTTCTGAATGTCAAACTCCCGCTAAGTGTGAAGATGAAAAGGAGGCCTTATCTCCGGCCAAGGTGAATATTGAATTCCTTCTAAATGAGTCTCAGCAGCCTCTGCCAGCCAATACGTCTGACATTAATACGCCTCTCTCGCTGCTGCAGAGTGAATCTGTTGAAAACGACGAGTCGCTCTCGAAAGTCATATCAACTGTGAAGCATAATCAGGGTAGCGAGGCAGTATGCTGCCTAGATGAGAAAATGGTTCATTCCCAAGTGGCAGAGCAGACCAGTGAAAACCTCTACGAAGAGGACCGTGAGCAGGGGAACCCTGAAGACCGCACTGAATATTCGGATCACTCAGAGCTCCAATACATTAACAACCACAAGGAGCTAGAGGAAGCGGTGGAGGGCCTAAGTCGTATCAGTCGGGAACCCTCAGTGGACTCAATGGAGGAAGGCCCACAGACATCCGAGCCTGAGGGCTTTACGTATGAGGACAGCCGACTTGTGGACACCCATACTGACAAGGCTGGTTGCGGATTGGCTTCTGCTGATGGAGTGACAGAGATCGATCCAGTGGGTGTGAAAGATCAAGACTTGACCGAAGAGGATGAGCACAAACAAGAAGGACTGATTGACCACGCTGCTTTCCAAAGCTGTTCTGAAACAGGTCCTCAGACCAACCATATCTCCATGGAAATAGTGACAGACGCGCCGTGCAGTCCGCTCTTGGAACCCAGTGCAGAGCATGTCAGCCAGcgctccccccctttcctcagTCAACCAATAGGGGGGGAGGCTTTGAATGAGCAGGAAGCTGTCCTGACAGTTGATGTCTTTGCACCGGTTACATTTGGGGATGACCCAGAAACCCATTCTCGATGCGGGTCTGTTGaaaagcaggaggaagagggggagaatgCCGTCGAAGACTACGATGCCCAGCTTCCCATTCGTCTGATGGCAAGTCCTCAGATCTCAGCCTACATACATGCTGTGGAAAAGGAGCTTGATCAGGAGGaggccccccccgcccccgccccaacccccagccctccaccggcttcctctccctccttcactgaCGCCTTCTCCTCTGAGACACCTGCCACTCAAGAAGATCAGTGTCAGTCTCAGAGCATATGCCCCAATATAGACATTAACCATGACCCAATAGAGGATGCCCAGTTCCCCAGGGAGGACAACGGTGATGAGCTACACACCAAAGGGCACAAAAATGAACTTTTTTCGGTGCCAAAAGGAACGGCGTACTCGTTAAGCCCTACTCACTTGGGTCGTGGGGACACGgagccccccctctcctctccgcttCCTCTATGCACCACAGCCGAGGCACCGGAAATCTTGGAGGATGATCAAAAGAGCAACGCGATTTATGATTTCAAACTAAGTCCGTTGAACTACGGTGACAAGTCTGACGAGCCCCCAGAACTGAACCAGTTTAATTACACCCCTGTTAGCCCAGATAACACACTTGAAGAGCAGCAGCCTGACATAAAATGCAGCCCCAAGGGTGACTGTGGGCTCTACGCTCCTGCAAGTCATGACATGGCTCTGATAGCAAAtcgaagacagacagacacggaACCAACAGTGTGCCTAGAACGTTCAGCTGAGCTTACTCCGGCTGGGGAAACGGTGGACAACAACGGCGGTGTCCAAGACTGTCTAAAATTGACGTGCATTGCCCTTGGCTTCCCTCTGCAGAGCAACTCACCCTCTGCGTCTACTGGGGACATCAAGGAGGACTTGGACATGTGTCACGATCCCTTCGAACCAAACGGTTTTCTGCACATGCACATAGACCTTCTGGAGAAAGTGGAGCCCGAGGCCTTAAGTGTGCAGCAAGGTCACTGTGAGGCTCCTCCTTTAAATGACAGCACCTCAGAAGGCCAGTTGACTCCCCAAACTGTCCTCATCTGCGACAATGAGTCCAAGAGACCCCCATCGTCAGAGTTAAGGGATAAACACCCAACAGAAGAGGCTGTTCAGAGCTTAGCCAGCCAACATCCAGATGAAGACACCACACAACCGCACGACGCAAGTGTGCAGTTGACAGCTCCACTTGGGAAGGTTCTGTGTGAAATGTGTTCCATGTGTTTTAGGACGGTTGCAGGATTGAAGAGACACAAGGCCATGAAACATTTGGTCAGGACAGACAGGAATACACATTTGGAGAATGCCACATTGAGTCATCAAAGGAGCATGCTCACCAGCCAACATCCACACACTGCAGAGACAGGACATAAAGATGATTCACAGATCAGTTTGCAAAAAGAAAAAGTTGAGATCATTGCAAATCACTGCCCCGAGACAAGTGAAAACCGTCTTGTAGCAAAACAAATGGAAACCGATTCAGTCCTGGAGAACGCTGCAACTGAAACAAACATGGCGAAGACAGGGAGCCAGCAGAGGGTGCAGACGAAGACCAAGAAGAACCCCAAAACATGCAAAAGCAAAAACAGCGAGGTGCAGGTCAAACCGGACCCTTTCTCTGACGAGCTTCTAAACATATTGAAGACCGACATCTTACAAGCCATAACCCCCGACTTCCAAACCCGGGTACAGCAAGAGTGCCGTCAGTCCCCCAAGATCCAAGATGACCTGAGCTCTCACATTAAACACAGCCTCGTAGAGCCAAAAGAGGCCCCACTTTCCGTGGCTGTAGACCGACCCTTTGAAGATTTATCTAAATGTCAGCCAGAGGAGGCTGATCTAGCCAGACAGAATGCAGATGTGAATCCAAATATTGCTGACTCAGAGGTGAAATGTGGGCCACCAGACATTACCAATGGAGCACCGGAAAGTGGGACGGATGTTAGTAAGGGTTATGTCGTTTTCATCAGTAGGAATGGAAGTGCACAGTATGACGTGTCGAAAAAGAACTTTGCTGATGCGAAAGCGACTGGAGACCGGCAGGGTGCATGCGAGAGCCTGGCCAGGGAAATCATGGGAGAGGTGGCACTGGAGATTAAATGTGAGAGGAATAGCCGTCCCACAGATGACAATCCCCTTTCCTATCTCAAATCTCCCCGTGATAGCCCTCCTGGTCTGAGCCCTGACCTGAAGGCCTTCCTGGACGACGAGAGCTCCTTCTCCCAGCTGTTCCCCAGGGACGAGGACACCAAGAGGAAGAAGTGTGCGAGAGTCTACGGCAAAAAGACGCAGAAGCAGACACCGTTTCCTGAATCGCCTCTGCCCCCCGAATACCCCCCTGGCGATGTGTTCCTCGAAAATAAAGAACAGCATCCAAACGACCAGATGAATGAACCATTCGAGTCTGTCTCCTGTGCAGCAGAGGTCCCACCCACGTCCTGTCCTCTGCCTATCCTGGCCTCCTCTTCACCATATCCCGAACAGCCATGTGTCACAGACAGTTTGCCTCCCTTGCCCAGCATTGACATGCAGAGCACCAGAACCACATTCCAGCTCCCGGAGATCCAGCTCTTTGACTCGAGCAAGGACCCCTTAGTGTCCGGACCCTTGGACACCGACGACACAGAGACCAAAAGGGCTGACAAGACCAAGAAGCCCACAGAACGCAAAGGCAGGAAACGACAAGACGGCAGTGGCCTTAAGATCAAAGATAAACAGTACAAGTGCAAAGTGTGCTTCACCTGGTTCCTCACCCTGGGGGAGCTCAACTTCCACAAGCTGTCccacaacccctcccctccgcccacTTGCTACATGTGTGTCCAGAGGAAGTTCAGCTCCAGGGAGCAGCTCAGGGACCACCTGAGGGAGAAGCACGCCAAGAACAAGGCCGGGATATGGACCTGCGGCATGTGTCTGAAGGAGATCTCCGATGTCTGGATGTACAACGAGCACCTGCGCGAACACGCCACCCAGTTCGCCCACAAGGGTCAGACGCAGAGCTCGATTTTGGGCATGGCAGGTGGCATCA TGCTGAGCCCAAAGTGCCCAAGAATAAGAGCAcccgaggagaaggaggaagatcTAAACAAAGCAACCTGA